The sequence below is a genomic window from Nitrospiria bacterium.
GTCTACCCCAATGGAGAAGAAGCCGGTTTTCTCCGAATCCAACTTGAGAAAAATCTTTGGAAAAATCTTCTATCTTCCGCTCAAACCTCCTTGAACGCCGCGGAACGGGTGGGGTTAATTAATCACACTTGGGCCGTGGTTTCTTCAAACGTTTCCCCTATTGATGATTTCATGGAGACCCTATCCGCATTCAAAGGGGATTCCACCCGCGTGGTAGTGGAAATGCTCTCCTCTTATTTGGAGGAACTAACCGAACGGTTTTTGGAGAAGGAAACCCGGCCCCTGATGGGGCGGTATGTAAAAAACCTAATCAATCCTGTTTGGGAAAAACTTGGATGGGAGGGAAAGAAAGACGAGGACGATGAAGTACGGCTTGCAAGAAATTCCGTCATTTGGACCCTTGGCTATGTGGTCGGCCCCCAAGAGTTAATAAAACAGATCGAGGACAAACTGAAAAAATTTCACTCTAATCCCTCTACTCTGGACCCTATACTGGTTGATACCGTTGTTCGTTTAGGAGCAAGAAATGGGGATGAAGCCCTTTTTAAGGAATATCAAACCCGTTTTAAACAGGCCCAGACACCGGAAGAACGGGACCGTTACCTCATCGCCCTTTCGGATTTTCAAGCTCCCGAGCTTGCAAACCGCCTAATGGAAATGACTTTAAGCGATGCGGTTCGAGGCCAGGATTTGTGGAGGCCCTATCGCTATCTATTTCCAAACCCGGTTCATCAAGAAGCCACATGGACCTTTATTAAAACCCACTGGCAAAACATAAAAGAAAAAACCGGGCCCATTGGGGCACACCGGATCATTCAATGCACGAAAGCCCTGTGGAGGGAGGATTGGCATAAAGAAGTGGCCTCTTTTTTTAAACAACCCGAAAACCAAATCGAATCTGCGGTAAAAGTTTTGGATCAAACTCTGGAATTTATTGAACTTGGGATAAAATTCAAGGCTGCTCAACAGGAACGACTTATTAAGTGGCTGAAAAACTTTTAACCAACACGCAGAAATACCTAATTTAAAAGACTCCTTGAAGGGAGAAGCCATTTCTCCCCCTTTGCTATAGGAAAAACCCCTTTTTAATTTCCCCTCTTTGCAAAAGAGGGGTGAGGGGAGATTTTAAAACTGAATAATTTACCTCTTTCCCCTTTGTAATGTATATAGGGACAGGGGGAGATTCTATAAATTCAAAAAAAATCCCCCTTATTCCCCCTTTTTCTAAGGGGGAGAATGAAAGAGGTTTACCTCTGCTAAAGGGAAAAACACTCTTTAACTTCCCCTCTTTGCAAAAGAGGGGCTAGGGGAGATTTTACATTTCTCACTTTCTTCCTTTTTTTGGGGACCAAGAAAAGTATAGACACGGATAGGAAAAGGGTAATCAAACAATGCCAATAATCGACCTCAGATCCGACACCGTCACCAAACCCTCCCCAGCTATGCGGAAAGCCATGGCTGACGCAGAGGTCGGTGATGATGTGTTTGGGGAAGATCCCACCGTCATCAAACTACAGGAAAAAGCCGCTGAGCTAACCGGAAGGGAAACCGCACTCTTCGTCCCCTCTGGAATTATGGCCAACCAATTGGCCATTCGATCCCTAACAGAACCCGGTGATGAGGTCATCATTGAAGCCCAGGCCCATATTTTTCATTACGAAGCCGGAGCGGGCGGAGCTTTAAGCGGGGTTCAGTTTTACGGTCTCCCGGGAAAGCGGGGGATTTTAGACTCCGAGCAGATCAAAGACGCCATTCGAACCAATGAGTACTACCTTCCCCCCACTCGCCTCATCTGCCTTGAGAATACCCACAACCGGGGAAGTGGAACCGTTTACCCTCATGAAAAAATCAAAGCTATTTCAAAGTTGGCCAGGGAAAGAGGGGTGTCCCTTCATTTAGATGGCGCCAGAATTTTCAACGCATCGGCTGCATCTGGAATACCAGTTTCCGAATACGCTAAATATTTCGATACAGTCTCATTTTGTGTTTCTAAAGGACTTGGAGCACCGGTAGGGTCATTGCTCTGTACCTCAAAAGAAAAGCTTCCGAAATTACGCCGGTTGCGCCGCATGTTCGGCGGAGGAATGCGTCAGGCCGGCATTCTAGCCGCTGGAGGCTTTTACGCATTGGAAAACAATATCAAACGTTTAGCGGAGGATCATCAAAACGCATAAAAACTTGCCAACACATTAGTTGAGATTCCGGGCATCTCCTTTAACCCAGATCACGTCGAAACCAACATTGTAATCTTTGATATTGAAAAAACGAAATTTACCCCTGAACGGGCTGTTGAGGAGTTAAAAAAGGAAGGTCTTTTGGTGGTTCCGTTTGGGAAAAACCTTCTTCGCGCGGTAACTCATTTAGAAATAAATGGAAAGGATATCGAAAAGGCGATTGAAATAATAAAAAAAATTTTCCAAAGTGGAAAATCCTGATTCAGGAAAGTGATACTTTTTTTATCAACACATCACTCAAAGTGATTTGATCCCGGATTTAAATTAATATCCTCAGCAGGATCTACCGAATTAGCCTTTATAGTAAAAGGGAAGGTCAATAAAAGTCAACAAATGGATCAGGTTGGTTTTTAATTTTCAGGGGGTTTTTTCGAATTGATAAATCAACTCGCCTTTTTGGATCATTCCAAGGCGTTCTCGGGCCAGGCCTTCAATATGTTCAGGGTCGTTTCGTAACGCTTCCGCCTCTTTTAGAAGATCGGCGTTTTGTTCCTTAAAATTTTGAATTTCCTCTGTCAGTTGGGATTTTTTATTCTGCATTCTTAAAAAACCCATTAGTCCTCTTTCTCCAAAGAAAAAGGAGAGTAGAACGGATAGCCCGAAGAATAAACCAATGGCAAGAATCAGCCGTCTTTGATTTTTTTTCCTTCGCCTAACATCCGATCTTTTTCGGTTTTGGGCCATGTTTAAAAAATATACCTAGAAAAATCCTGGATTCCCGCTTTCGCGAGAATGACGGCTTTTATGTATTCACGGCATATCAGGGACATCAAATTTGGTTTACCATTTTAATCACATGACCGCCGGTGTCATTCAGGAGGTTACCTCGCCAATGGGAACGTGCCGGAATCCTGGGTTTTCGACTTCTGGATTCCCGTCACCGCTTTAATCATACGGGAACATCCTTTGCGGGAATGACGGACTTATTTTATTACAGGAATTTCAAGGATGTTACATTAGAAACCCTTCAAACTAATTCCATCTAAGGGGGAAAAATTGATGGGAAATATTGATTTTAAATGGTTTTAAACTCATCCGGTACTTGAAACAATGCCGCTTCACCTAAATCTTCTTCAATTCTTAAAAGCTGATTGTATTTCACAATACGATCAGTCCTGGAAAGAGAACCGGTTTTGATCTGGCCAGCGTTGGTGGCTACGACAAGATCGGAAATGGTGGTGTCTTCCGTCTCTCCCGATCGATGGGAGACCACTGCGCAATATCCGTTATTTTTGGCCAATTCGATGGCCTCCAGGGTCTCTGTCAATGTGCCAATTTGATTAAGTTTTACCAATAGAGAATTTGCAATTCCCTTTTCAATTCCTTTCCTTAAAATTTCAACATTGGTGACAAAAATATCATCTCCCACCAGTTGAATTCGGTCTCCTAAACGTTCGGTAAGCCTCTCCCACCCCTTCCAATCCTTCTCTGAAAGCCCATCTTCGATGGAAACGATCGGGTATCGATCCACAAGACCCTGGTAGAATTTAATCATTTCATCGGAGCTTTTAACCCTGCTTTTACCCGATTTAAAATGATACTTCCCCCCTTTAAAAAATTCACTGGCTGCGGCATCCAAAGCCAGTGAAATATTTTTTCCGGGTTTATACCCCGCTTCTTTAATCGCCAAAAGAATGAGGTCTAAGGCCTCCTCATTAGACCCCAGTGCGGGGGCAAACCCACCTTCATCTCCCACCGCGGTGGTATACCCTTTTTTGGTGAGGACCTTTTTCAGATGATGAAAAACCTCCACTCCCATACGCAACGATTCCGCAAAGGATGTTGCCCCCACCGGCATAATCATAAATTCCTGAATATCCAAGGCATTGTCGGCATGGGCCCCTCCGTTTAGAATATTCATCATCGGCAAAGGCAACAGTCTGGCGTTGACCCCACCCAAATACCGGTAAAAAGGAAGACCCACTTCCTCCGCCGCCGCCTTAGCAACAGCAAGAGAAACCGCTAAAATAGCATTTGCGCCCAACCGGGATTTATTGGGGGTTCCATCCAGTTCAATCATGACCTCATCAATAAAAACCTGTTCTTGAGCATCCAGCCCGTTAATTTGGGGGCCGATTTCATCATTCACATGGCCCACCGCTTTGGCCACCCCTTTTCCAAGGTAACGGGATTTCGTTCCATCCCGCAACTCGACGGCTTCACGTTCACCTGTGGATGCACCCGATGGTACTGCGGCACGGCCCATCGCTCCGGATTCCAAAATCACATCCGCCTCTACGGTGGGGTTTCCCCGGGAATCTAAAATTTCCCTTGCAAAAACATCTAAAATGTCACTCACGAAAAGACTCCTTTAGGTTCTAGCCTTCAGTTTTCGGCTGTCAGCTTTCAGGATTTAGATTTTAGTTTTTTGCCTTAAGCCTCCAACCTCTCGCTTTTTAACTTTTTTTTGAGAAGTTCATTAACTTTCCCTGGATTGGCCTTTCCCTTGGACAGTTTCATGACCTGCCCCACAAAAAACCCGAAAAGTTTCTCTTTTCCACTTTTGAATTCTTTTACCTCTTTTTCATGGGAAGCGATAATCTGATCGATCATCCTTTCCAAAGCCCCTTCATCACTGACCTGTGCAACACCCTTTTCTTTAACAATTGATTCCGCACTAGCCCCCTTCTTTTGGATCATCTCCTCAAAAACGGATTTTCCAATGGTATTGCTGATGACGCTCTGGTCAATCAGCTTCAATAATTCTACCAAGCGACTGGGGGGCATGGTTTTTTCAAAAAACAATGATTCATCCTGTTCAGATATATCGGAAGCCCCTTTGAGGGTTCTAAGAACCTCGGTCATGATCCAATTACTGACCATTTTGGGTTTATTTATAAGCGTGACACAGGCTTCAAAATAATCGGCCAGGGCACGGGAGGAAGTCAGCACGCCCGCATCATATGGAGGCAAATTAAACGTTTTGACGAACCGGGCCCGTTTCGCTTCGGGTAATTCCGGGAGCCCTTTTTTAATTTCTTCAATCCACTTGGATTCTATCTGAAGGGGCACCAAATCGGGTTCGGGAAAATAACGGTAGTCATGGGCTTCTTCCTTTGAGCGAAGGGGTGAAGTTCTGCCGTGTTGAGAATCCCACAACCGGGTTTCTAAGACAATGGCCCCTCCATCCGCCAATACTTCTTCTTGGCGTTTAATTTCATATTCTATGGCTTTCTGAACAAACCGGAATGAATTGAGGTTCTTGATTTCCACGCGGGTTCCAAAGGTTTCACTTCCTGAAGGACGGATGGAAACATTGGCATCACACCGAAAACTCCCTTCCTCCATATTCCCATCACAAATCTCAAGATAGATCAGAATATCCCGCAACGCTTTTAGATAGGCCACCGCTTCTTCGGAAGAACGGATTTCGGGCTGGCTGACAATCTCCAATAAGGGAACACCGGCCCGGTTGAGATCTACATGGCTGGCACTATCGATTCCTTCATGAAGGTTTTTCCCCGCATCTTCTTCCATATGAATCCGGGTCAGGCCAACCCGTTTGACCTGGCCGTCCACCCAGATATCCAAATGCCCATTCTCAACAATGGGAAGGTGAAACTGAGAAATTTGATACCCCTTAGGAAGGTCCGGGTAAAAATAATTCTTCCGCGCAAAACGGCTGTAGGGGGAAATATCTCCGTGGGTGGAAAGGCCCAGTTTAATGGCAAATTCCACCACCCGGCGGTTTAAAACCGGGAGGACTCCGGGGAGGCCAATACAAATTGGGCAGGTTTGGCTATTGGGTTCCTTCCCAAATGATGTGCTGCAGCCACAAAAAATCTTTGAATGGCTCAGCATTTGGGCATGAACCTCCAAACCGATTACCGGTTCATATTTCTTCTCGGCTGCCAACTTGGTCATGTGAGTGGCGGCCTCTTATCTAAACACCCCATTTCCCTCTCTAGTGCAAAAGCGGTTTTCAAAAGGCCAGCTTCATC
It includes:
- a CDS encoding threonine aldolase family protein, translating into MPIIDLRSDTVTKPSPAMRKAMADAEVGDDVFGEDPTVIKLQEKAAELTGRETALFVPSGIMANQLAIRSLTEPGDEVIIEAQAHIFHYEAGAGGALSGVQFYGLPGKRGILDSEQIKDAIRTNEYYLPPTRLICLENTHNRGSGTVYPHEKIKAISKLARERGVSLHLDGARIFNASAASGIPVSEYAKYFDTVSFCVSKGLGAPVGSLLCTSKEKLPKLRRLRRMFGGGMRQAGILAAGGFYALENNIKRLAEDHQNA
- a CDS encoding septum formation initiator family protein, whose protein sequence is MAQNRKRSDVRRRKKNQRRLILAIGLFFGLSVLLSFFFGERGLMGFLRMQNKKSQLTEEIQNFKEQNADLLKEAEALRNDPEHIEGLARERLGMIQKGELIYQFEKTP
- the eno gene encoding phosphopyruvate hydratase, encoding MSDILDVFAREILDSRGNPTVEADVILESGAMGRAAVPSGASTGEREAVELRDGTKSRYLGKGVAKAVGHVNDEIGPQINGLDAQEQVFIDEVMIELDGTPNKSRLGANAILAVSLAVAKAAAEEVGLPFYRYLGGVNARLLPLPMMNILNGGAHADNALDIQEFMIMPVGATSFAESLRMGVEVFHHLKKVLTKKGYTTAVGDEGGFAPALGSNEEALDLILLAIKEAGYKPGKNISLALDAAASEFFKGGKYHFKSGKSRVKSSDEMIKFYQGLVDRYPIVSIEDGLSEKDWKGWERLTERLGDRIQLVGDDIFVTNVEILRKGIEKGIANSLLVKLNQIGTLTETLEAIELAKNNGYCAVVSHRSGETEDTTISDLVVATNAGQIKTGSLSRTDRIVKYNQLLRIEEDLGEAALFQVPDEFKTI
- the gatB gene encoding Asp-tRNA(Asn)/Glu-tRNA(Gln) amidotransferase subunit GatB, which gives rise to MTKLAAEKKYEPVIGLEVHAQMLSHSKIFCGCSTSFGKEPNSQTCPICIGLPGVLPVLNRRVVEFAIKLGLSTHGDISPYSRFARKNYFYPDLPKGYQISQFHLPIVENGHLDIWVDGQVKRVGLTRIHMEEDAGKNLHEGIDSASHVDLNRAGVPLLEIVSQPEIRSSEEAVAYLKALRDILIYLEICDGNMEEGSFRCDANVSIRPSGSETFGTRVEIKNLNSFRFVQKAIEYEIKRQEEVLADGGAIVLETRLWDSQHGRTSPLRSKEEAHDYRYFPEPDLVPLQIESKWIEEIKKGLPELPEAKRARFVKTFNLPPYDAGVLTSSRALADYFEACVTLINKPKMVSNWIMTEVLRTLKGASDISEQDESLFFEKTMPPSRLVELLKLIDQSVISNTIGKSVFEEMIQKKGASAESIVKEKGVAQVSDEGALERMIDQIIASHEKEVKEFKSGKEKLFGFFVGQVMKLSKGKANPGKVNELLKKKLKSERLEA